One Stenotrophomonas maltophilia DNA window includes the following coding sequences:
- a CDS encoding S9 family peptidase: protein MRHLFASLALMLATSTAAHAEKLTLEAITGPLPLSGPTLMKPKVAPDGSQVSFLRGKDSDRNQLDLWTYDIGSGQTRLLVDSKVVLPGTETLSDEEKARRERQRIAAMTGIVDYQWSPDAQRLLFPLGGELYLYDLKQQGQAAVRQLTHGEGFATDAKLSPKGGFVSFIRGRNLWVIDLASGKQLQLTRDGSTTIGNGVAEFVADEEMDRHTGYWWAPDDSAIAFARIDEAPVPVQKRYEVYADRTDVIEQRYPAAGDANVRVQLGVIAPAADAQPRWVDLGKEQDIYLARVDWRDAQHLSFQRQSRDQRQLDLVEVALDSNRQRVLAHETSPTWVPLHNSLRFLEDGSVLWSSERTGFQHLYRIDSKGKTTALTHGNWPVDELLAVDEKAGKAYFRAGIETSRESQIYAVSLQGGEPQRLSKAPGMHSASFARNASVYVDSWSNSITPPQIELFRANGEKIATLVENDLADPKHPYARYRDAQRPVEFGTLTAADGKTPLNYSLIKPAGFDPSKRYPVAVYVYGGPASQTVTDSWPGRGDHLFNQYLAQQGYVVFSLDNRGTPRRGRDFGGALYGKQGTVEVTDQLRGVTWLKQQPWVDPARIGVQGWSNGGYMTLMLLAKASNQYACGVAGAPVTDWGLYDSHYTERYMDLPARNEAGYREARVLTHIDGLRSPLLLIHGMADDNVLFTNSTSLMSALQKRAQPFELMTYPGAKHGLSGADALHRYRVAEAFLGRCLKP from the coding sequence ATGCGCCACCTGTTCGCTTCGCTCGCCCTCATGCTCGCCACCAGTACCGCCGCCCACGCTGAAAAGCTGACCCTGGAAGCCATCACCGGCCCGCTGCCGCTTTCCGGCCCGACCCTGATGAAGCCGAAGGTCGCCCCCGATGGTTCGCAGGTCAGCTTCCTGCGCGGCAAGGACAGCGACCGCAACCAGCTGGACCTGTGGACCTATGACATCGGCAGCGGCCAGACCCGCCTGCTGGTGGATTCGAAGGTGGTGCTGCCCGGTACCGAGACCCTCAGCGATGAGGAAAAGGCCCGCCGCGAGCGCCAGCGCATCGCCGCGATGACCGGCATCGTCGATTACCAATGGTCGCCGGACGCGCAGCGCCTGCTGTTCCCGTTGGGCGGCGAACTGTACCTGTACGACCTCAAGCAGCAGGGGCAGGCGGCGGTGCGCCAGCTGACCCACGGTGAAGGATTCGCCACCGACGCCAAGCTGTCGCCCAAGGGCGGCTTCGTCAGCTTCATCCGCGGCCGCAACCTGTGGGTGATCGACCTTGCCAGCGGCAAGCAGCTGCAGCTCACCCGCGACGGCAGCACCACCATCGGCAACGGCGTGGCCGAGTTCGTCGCCGACGAAGAAATGGACCGCCACACCGGTTACTGGTGGGCGCCGGACGATTCGGCGATCGCCTTCGCCCGCATCGATGAAGCACCGGTGCCGGTGCAGAAGCGCTATGAGGTCTATGCCGACCGCACCGATGTGATCGAGCAGCGCTACCCGGCTGCCGGCGATGCCAACGTGCGCGTGCAGCTGGGCGTGATCGCACCGGCTGCCGATGCGCAACCGCGCTGGGTCGACCTCGGCAAGGAACAGGACATCTACCTGGCCCGCGTCGATTGGCGCGATGCGCAGCACCTGAGCTTCCAGCGCCAGTCGCGCGACCAGAGGCAGCTGGATCTGGTGGAAGTGGCACTCGATTCCAACCGCCAGCGCGTGCTCGCCCACGAGACCAGCCCGACCTGGGTGCCGCTGCACAACAGCCTGCGCTTCCTTGAAGACGGCAGCGTGCTGTGGTCGTCCGAACGCACCGGCTTCCAGCACCTGTACCGCATCGATAGCAAGGGCAAGACCACCGCGCTGACCCACGGCAACTGGCCGGTGGACGAGCTGCTGGCGGTTGATGAAAAGGCCGGCAAGGCCTACTTCCGTGCCGGCATCGAGACCTCGCGCGAAAGCCAGATCTACGCGGTGTCGCTGCAGGGCGGTGAGCCGCAGCGCCTGTCGAAGGCACCGGGCATGCACAGCGCCAGCTTCGCCCGCAACGCCAGCGTCTATGTCGACAGCTGGTCCAACAGCATTACGCCGCCGCAGATTGAACTGTTCCGCGCCAACGGCGAGAAGATCGCTACGCTGGTGGAGAACGACCTGGCCGATCCCAAGCACCCGTATGCGCGCTACCGCGATGCGCAGCGCCCGGTCGAGTTCGGCACGTTGACGGCTGCCGATGGCAAGACCCCGCTGAACTACAGCCTGATCAAGCCGGCCGGCTTCGATCCGTCCAAGCGCTACCCGGTGGCGGTGTACGTCTACGGCGGCCCGGCCAGCCAGACCGTCACCGACAGCTGGCCCGGCCGTGGCGACCACCTGTTCAACCAGTATCTGGCCCAGCAGGGCTACGTGGTGTTCTCGCTGGACAACCGTGGCACCCCGCGACGTGGCCGTGACTTCGGTGGTGCGCTGTATGGCAAGCAGGGCACGGTGGAAGTGACCGACCAGCTGCGCGGCGTGACCTGGCTGAAGCAGCAACCGTGGGTGGACCCGGCGCGCATCGGCGTGCAGGGCTGGTCCAACGGTGGCTACATGACCCTGATGCTGCTGGCCAAGGCCTCGAACCAGTACGCCTGTGGCGTGGCCGGTGCGCCGGTCACCGACTGGGGCCTGTATGACAGCCATTACACCGAACGCTACATGGATCTGCCGGCGCGCAATGAAGCGGGTTACCGCGAAGCGCGCGTACTGACTCATATCGACGGCCTGCGCTCGCCGCTGCTGCTGATCCACGGCATGGCCGACGACAACGTCTTGTTCACCAATTCGACCAGCCTGATGAGCGCGTTGCAGAAGCGTGCACAGCCGTTCGAGCTGATGACCTACCCGGGTGCCAAGCATGGCCTGTCCGGCGCCGATGCCCTGCATCGCTACCGCGTGGCCGAAGCCTTCCTGGGACGTTGCCTGAAGCCCTGA
- a CDS encoding glutathione binding-like protein produces MIDLYYWPTPNGHKVTLLLEEAGLEYHIHPVNIGSGDQFKPEFLAISPNNKMPAIVDHAPVDGGAPQSVFESGAILLYLAEKTGQFLPSDPRGRVTTLEWLFWQMAGLGPMSGQMGHFNVYAPEKIPYAIERYDNEVRRLHGVMDKRLAQHAFLAGDEYSIADMASYPWIGAYDKLPVDFAAFPNLKRWHDAIAARPATQRAYALRQQVNPNAGKPLSDEERKHLFGQR; encoded by the coding sequence ATGATCGACCTGTATTACTGGCCCACCCCGAACGGCCACAAAGTGACCCTGCTGCTGGAAGAAGCCGGCCTGGAGTACCACATCCACCCGGTCAACATCGGCTCGGGCGACCAGTTCAAGCCGGAATTCCTCGCCATCTCGCCCAACAACAAGATGCCGGCCATCGTCGACCACGCCCCGGTCGATGGCGGCGCCCCGCAGAGCGTGTTCGAGTCCGGCGCGATCCTGCTGTACCTGGCCGAAAAGACCGGCCAGTTCCTGCCCAGTGACCCGCGCGGCCGCGTCACCACCCTGGAGTGGCTGTTCTGGCAGATGGCCGGCCTGGGCCCGATGAGCGGCCAGATGGGGCATTTCAATGTGTATGCGCCGGAAAAGATCCCGTACGCGATCGAGCGCTATGACAATGAAGTGCGCCGGCTGCACGGGGTGATGGACAAGCGCCTGGCCCAGCACGCCTTCCTGGCCGGCGACGAGTACTCCATTGCCGACATGGCCAGCTACCCGTGGATCGGCGCCTACGACAAGCTGCCGGTGGACTTCGCCGCGTTCCCGAACCTCAAGCGCTGGCACGACGCCATCGCCGCGCGCCCGGCCACCCAGCGCGCCTATGCCCTGCGCCAGCAGGTGAACCCCAACGCTGGCAAGCCGCTCAGCGACGAAGAGCGCAAGCACCTGTTCGGCCAGCGTTGA
- a CDS encoding TIGR00645 family protein, translating into MSANRPPLSPLSTLIFASRWLQLPLYLGLIVAQCVYVFLFGKELWHLISHSASMGEQQIMLIVLGLIDVVMISNLLVMVIVGGYETFVSRLRLEGHPDQPEWLSHVNASVLKVKLAMAIIGISSIHLLKTFIASGALGGIPLCTPEQMSVAAANIGVARCSMLTQDGVLWQTIIHCVFILSAIGIAWTDKLMSNGHSKPHDKAHDH; encoded by the coding sequence ATGAGTGCAAACCGCCCGCCGCTCTCCCCGCTGTCCACGCTGATCTTCGCCTCGCGCTGGCTGCAGCTGCCGCTGTACCTGGGCCTGATCGTGGCGCAGTGCGTCTATGTATTCCTGTTCGGCAAGGAACTGTGGCACCTGATCTCGCATTCGGCCTCGATGGGCGAGCAGCAGATCATGCTGATCGTGCTGGGCCTGATCGACGTGGTGATGATCTCCAACCTGCTGGTGATGGTGATCGTCGGCGGCTACGAGACCTTCGTCTCGCGCCTGCGCCTGGAAGGCCATCCGGACCAGCCGGAGTGGCTGAGCCACGTCAACGCCAGCGTGCTGAAGGTGAAGCTGGCGATGGCGATCATCGGCATCTCCTCGATCCACCTGTTGAAGACCTTCATCGCCAGTGGCGCGCTGGGCGGCATCCCGCTGTGCACGCCGGAGCAGATGAGCGTGGCCGCCGCCAACATCGGTGTCGCCCGCTGCTCGATGCTGACCCAGGACGGCGTGCTGTGGCAGACCATCATCCACTGCGTGTTCATCCTGTCGGCGATCGGCATCGCCTGGACGGACAAGCTGATGTCCAACGGCCACAGCAAGCCCCACGACAAGGCGCACGACCACTGA
- a CDS encoding energy transducer TonB: MSHVSTITAARRWLPVALALALAACSGKEESAAPAPAAAPTAAAPAAPVVAAKVQSMGTEQLRESASQALRENRMYAPAGDNAIEYYLALRDKTPDDASVKSALTDLLPYTLIAAEQHLGREDYTEAQRLVALIEKVDASAPALPRLKEGLAKGVENAAKRTETEAEKAKKDAEDRTKQQAEQQRLAEQRAKEADAARQIAAQQDATRRDNERQEAERQATARREAEQKQQQAAAQQASAARQAAAAAAPTLRPVSTPAPRYPGEALRSGTSGEVLVEITVGTDGSVINARVLRATPSRVFDREALNAVKRWRFEPVSAPVTTRRTLVFAPGGG; the protein is encoded by the coding sequence ATGTCGCACGTCTCAACGATCACCGCCGCGCGCCGGTGGCTGCCGGTTGCCCTGGCACTGGCGCTGGCCGCCTGCTCGGGCAAGGAAGAATCCGCAGCACCGGCCCCGGCCGCCGCCCCCACCGCCGCCGCACCCGCCGCACCGGTGGTCGCTGCCAAGGTGCAGTCGATGGGCACCGAGCAGCTGCGCGAGTCGGCCAGCCAGGCGCTGCGCGAGAACCGCATGTACGCGCCGGCGGGCGACAACGCCATCGAGTACTACCTCGCCCTGCGCGACAAGACCCCGGACGACGCCTCGGTGAAGAGCGCGCTGACCGACCTGCTGCCCTACACCCTGATCGCCGCCGAGCAGCACCTGGGCCGCGAGGACTACACCGAAGCGCAGCGCCTGGTGGCGCTGATCGAAAAGGTGGATGCCTCCGCCCCTGCCCTGCCGCGCCTGAAGGAAGGCCTGGCCAAGGGCGTGGAGAACGCGGCCAAGCGCACCGAGACCGAAGCAGAGAAGGCAAAGAAGGACGCCGAAGACCGGACCAAGCAGCAGGCCGAACAGCAGCGCCTGGCCGAGCAGCGCGCCAAGGAAGCCGATGCGGCCAGGCAGATTGCCGCGCAGCAGGACGCCACGCGCCGCGACAACGAACGCCAGGAAGCCGAGCGCCAGGCCACCGCCCGCCGCGAAGCCGAACAGAAGCAGCAGCAGGCGGCGGCCCAGCAGGCCAGCGCCGCACGCCAGGCAGCAGCCGCCGCCGCGCCCACGCTGCGCCCGGTCAGTACGCCGGCACCGCGCTATCCGGGCGAAGCACTGCGTTCGGGCACCTCGGGCGAAGTGTTGGTGGAGATCACCGTCGGCACCGACGGCTCGGTGATCAACGCCCGCGTGCTGCGTGCGACACCGAGCCGCGTCTTCGACCGCGAAGCCCTGAACGCCGTGAAGCGCTGGCGTTTCGAACCGGTCAGCGCACCGGTCACCACCCGCCGCACGCTGGTGTTCGCCCCGGGCGGCGGCTGA
- a CDS encoding AraC family transcriptional regulator: protein MADQTTTALLDPALTDAADGPVVLAARLRQRGMRRTARHQHARGQLLGAHQGLLRIAADDLHWLLPAGHVAWIPPLLPHALLSADGFDGWSLYFNAETCLGLPATPRIFQPNALLQAATTRALRWPHQPLDAAQARLAGVIADEIAASMPLPLALPQPRDRRLQKIAAALARAPGDGCSIEEWAAGSGLSGRSLARHWLAETGMTLSQWRQRLRVLLSLPRLLSGEPVISVALSMGYETPSAFIAVFKREMGVTPARYGKGDGGD from the coding sequence ATGGCAGATCAGACAACCACCGCATTGCTCGACCCCGCGTTGACCGATGCCGCTGACGGGCCGGTGGTGCTGGCGGCCCGGCTACGCCAGCGCGGTATGCGTCGCACGGCCCGCCACCAGCACGCCCGCGGCCAGCTGCTGGGGGCGCACCAGGGCCTGCTGCGGATCGCCGCCGACGACCTGCACTGGCTGCTGCCCGCAGGTCACGTCGCGTGGATACCGCCCTTGCTACCCCATGCGCTGCTGAGCGCAGACGGGTTCGATGGCTGGAGCCTGTACTTCAATGCCGAGACCTGCCTGGGCCTGCCCGCCACACCGCGCATTTTCCAGCCCAATGCACTGCTGCAGGCGGCGACAACACGTGCGCTGCGATGGCCCCATCAGCCGCTGGACGCTGCGCAGGCACGACTGGCCGGTGTGATCGCCGATGAGATTGCCGCCAGCATGCCCCTGCCGCTTGCCCTGCCACAACCGCGTGACCGGCGACTGCAGAAGATCGCCGCCGCACTGGCGCGCGCACCTGGAGACGGCTGCAGCATCGAAGAGTGGGCCGCAGGCAGCGGGCTTTCCGGCCGCAGCCTTGCCCGCCATTGGCTGGCCGAGACCGGCATGACCTTGAGCCAGTGGCGGCAACGCCTGCGCGTGCTGCTGTCGCTGCCACGCCTGCTGTCCGGCGAGCCGGTGATCAGCGTCGCGCTGTCGATGGGCTACGAGACGCCCAGTGCGTTCATCGCCGTGTTCAAGCGCGAGATGGGGGTGACGCCTGCGCGCTACGGAAAAGGGGACGGAGGGGATTAA
- a CDS encoding transposase, which produces MPRQARLMLAGQPYHVTQRGVNKGAIFVDDIDRQLFLHLLHSAFLKHQVALHAYVLMGNHVHLLATPSTGVGLANAMRMQGNNYVQAFNQRHERSGPLWQGRFHSSMVDSDAYLLSVYRYIELNPVRAGMTAGPEDHPWSSVHGNLQRRHDPMLTAHPVFQALAASKRQRATIYAQFLRDLNASADLPAIRNHSAAQHPLGSTAYLRMVEQTLGRPAMLRKRGRPRKEGTGGLETT; this is translated from the coding sequence ATGCCTCGACAAGCACGCCTGATGCTGGCCGGCCAGCCGTACCACGTGACCCAGCGCGGTGTGAACAAGGGGGCGATCTTCGTTGACGATATCGACCGCCAGTTGTTTCTGCACCTGTTGCACAGTGCGTTTCTGAAGCATCAGGTCGCGCTGCATGCCTACGTATTGATGGGCAATCACGTTCATCTGTTGGCCACACCCTCCACGGGTGTGGGCCTAGCCAACGCGATGAGGATGCAGGGCAACAACTACGTCCAGGCCTTCAATCAGCGACATGAGCGCAGCGGACCGCTCTGGCAGGGTCGCTTCCATTCTTCAATGGTGGACAGCGACGCCTATCTGCTCAGCGTCTATCGCTACATCGAACTCAATCCGGTTCGTGCAGGTATGACAGCCGGCCCGGAAGATCACCCCTGGTCGAGCGTGCATGGAAACCTGCAGCGACGGCACGATCCGATGCTGACAGCGCATCCCGTATTTCAGGCACTGGCCGCGAGCAAGCGACAGCGGGCGACAATCTATGCACAGTTTCTGCGGGATCTGAATGCGTCCGCTGACCTGCCGGCAATCCGCAACCACAGTGCTGCGCAGCATCCATTGGGAAGCACAGCGTACCTGCGGATGGTAGAGCAGACACTTGGACGACCTGCGATGCTGCGCAAGCGTGGGCGCCCGCGCAAAGAAGGGACGGGAGGGCTAGAAACGACTTAA